One Bacillus sp. 1780r2a1 DNA segment encodes these proteins:
- a CDS encoding zinc ribbon domain-containing protein produces MQCLNCGHQNDGGKFCVKCGKKLEEVAAQQVAAGVETVPNQQQATPNYSQQRVPQQPNQHVENAKNISKMYIGYFMQGLKKPTATAQGVRGEQFINGLITMILFAISIPLMIYLGIDSILDKVLNKFSVLLLPLLGSDFIDLREDLKNVVKLDFTDIVIINGLISMLCIGAIALVTFGAVKLAKVNVSIQDVFARFGAFLIAPTAVMLVGVVFALLKISLFSYILGFGILGLFLTVAFTILSFKHSDSNGLDSVYGTLLTYIVMAILLVLFGRHLIEAVVSSLGSNIQDTFGDW; encoded by the coding sequence GTGCAATGTTTAAACTGTGGTCATCAAAATGATGGCGGGAAATTTTGTGTGAAGTGTGGAAAAAAATTAGAAGAGGTGGCTGCTCAACAAGTAGCAGCAGGAGTAGAGACTGTGCCAAATCAACAACAAGCAACACCTAATTATTCACAACAACGAGTGCCACAACAACCGAATCAACACGTCGAAAATGCAAAGAACATTTCAAAAATGTATATCGGCTACTTTATGCAAGGACTAAAAAAACCGACTGCAACGGCTCAAGGAGTACGTGGAGAGCAGTTTATTAATGGACTTATTACAATGATTCTGTTTGCTATCAGCATACCGCTAATGATTTATCTTGGAATTGATTCCATCTTAGATAAAGTGCTTAATAAATTTTCAGTTCTACTATTGCCTTTGCTAGGCTCAGATTTTATAGATCTAAGAGAAGATTTGAAGAATGTAGTTAAGTTGGATTTCACGGATATTGTTATTATTAATGGACTTATTTCTATGTTATGTATTGGTGCAATTGCTCTTGTAACTTTTGGAGCTGTTAAGCTAGCAAAGGTTAATGTTTCTATTCAAGATGTCTTTGCACGTTTTGGTGCATTTTTAATTGCCCCAACAGCGGTGATGCTTGTGGGTGTAGTATTCGCTTTATTAAAGATTTCACTATTTTCATATATCTTAGGTTTTGGAATCCTAGGATTATTTCTAACAGTAGCATTTACAATTTTAAGCTTTAAGCACAGTGACTCAAATGGCTTAGATAGTGTCTATGGTACGCTACTTACTTATATCGTTATGGCAATTTTACTTGTACTTTTTGGACGACACTTAATTGAAGCCGTTGTTTCTAGTCTGGGTTCTAATATTCAGGATACGTTTGGTGACTGGTAA
- the nagZ gene encoding beta-N-acetylhexosaminidase — translation MKKKYTAFFLLILIIAAGAFLAFNSSNEKAKPAVQKETNHQVKKTSSEPNSEEAFGAQDDIEQLVANMTVDEKIGQMLVVGFQSGELDDHAKKMIEDYHVGGIILFDRNMENPKQVATLNQNLQKLARNQEHHIPLIISVDQEGGQIVRMKEKVSPIPAQQELGKQSDENKVYESAYHNAQELKAMGFNVNFAPVLDLSETDTRSFGTNPQKAAVFSKQVIKGFHDGKITGALKHFPGHGRTTVDPHVETSDVKASSQELENQDIYPFTSMIHNVDHNQFFVMVTHVKYPAYDKENPASVSPLIITDLLRKKLGYQGLVVTDDLEMGAVNKYFTYGDLGAKAVGAGVDLLLVCHTLENQEKVFRGIKNAVEAGEISEERLDESVKRILSYKQQAMNQEIANPQKAEQLVGQ, via the coding sequence ATGAAAAAAAAGTATACAGCATTTTTTCTACTTATACTTATTATCGCTGCAGGTGCATTTCTAGCCTTCAACTCTTCCAATGAAAAAGCGAAACCAGCAGTGCAAAAAGAAACAAATCATCAAGTAAAGAAAACAAGTTCCGAACCTAATTCTGAAGAAGCTTTTGGTGCACAAGATGATATTGAACAGCTTGTAGCCAATATGACGGTAGATGAAAAAATTGGTCAGATGCTGGTCGTTGGTTTCCAAAGCGGTGAATTGGATGATCATGCGAAAAAAATGATTGAAGATTACCATGTTGGAGGGATTATTTTATTTGACCGAAACATGGAAAACCCAAAGCAGGTTGCTACGCTCAACCAAAACCTACAGAAGCTCGCTCGAAACCAAGAACATCACATTCCTCTAATTATTAGTGTGGACCAAGAAGGTGGTCAAATTGTACGTATGAAGGAAAAGGTATCTCCTATTCCTGCGCAGCAAGAACTTGGCAAGCAAAGTGATGAAAATAAAGTATATGAATCTGCTTATCATAACGCGCAAGAACTTAAAGCAATGGGGTTCAACGTGAATTTCGCTCCAGTCTTAGATCTGTCTGAAACCGATACAAGATCTTTTGGAACAAATCCACAAAAAGCAGCGGTATTTAGTAAACAAGTGATAAAAGGATTTCATGATGGAAAGATAACGGGAGCGCTTAAGCACTTTCCAGGTCATGGTCGAACGACAGTTGACCCGCATGTGGAAACTTCAGATGTAAAAGCCAGTTCTCAAGAACTTGAAAACCAAGATATTTACCCATTTACAAGTATGATTCATAATGTGGATCATAACCAGTTCTTTGTGATGGTTACCCACGTGAAGTACCCAGCTTATGATAAAGAAAATCCAGCCAGTGTTTCCCCTCTTATCATAACGGATTTACTAAGAAAAAAGCTTGGCTACCAAGGGCTGGTTGTGACAGATGACTTAGAAATGGGCGCTGTAAATAAATACTTTACATATGGAGATTTAGGTGCAAAAGCTGTTGGGGCAGGCGTAGACTTATTGCTTGTGTGTCATACGCTTGAAAACCAAGAAAAAGTGTTTCGCGGAATTAAAAATGCAGTTGAAGCTGGTGAAATTTCCGAGGAGCGATTAGATGAATCAGTTAAAAGGATTTTGAGCTACAAACAACAAGCGATGAATCAAGAAATTGCAAATCCACAAAAAGCAGAGCAGCTCGTTGGGCAGTAA
- a CDS encoding PepSY domain-containing protein, whose amino-acid sequence MKASEDSKKSIYKTIWRWHFYAGILIAPFLIVLAITGGIYLFKPQIEQALYGEYYTVEAQGEKVAATEQIDAVKNEYPNAMVTKFRPGENNTRSSEVWISTNEVTKTVFVNPYDGSIIGELDANDRIMDKIEEIHGELMAGTVGDRIVELVACWAIVLLVTGLFLWFPRKKKKTLGGTVIPRFHKGKYTLRRDLHAVPGFWIAGGMFFLIMTGLPWSGFWGTNFQILATNSGEGYPPSVWVGNAPASDVKTKEIAEVPWAAENLDVPLSTINGLIPVSIDKVIETADREGLYPGYTVIIPSKTDGVYTISSFPPKAKDEVTMHIDQYSGAVLADYRYDNYGWLGKTIAFGITLHKGTEFGLINQLVSALICLGIVLLAVSGFYLWLKRKPKKELGAPKAPSIRKMKAFLAIMIVLGIIFPLVGLSLIVIWLIDVLVIRNIPVLKAFLNA is encoded by the coding sequence ATGAAGGCTAGCGAAGATTCCAAGAAGTCAATCTATAAAACAATTTGGCGCTGGCATTTTTATGCGGGGATTTTAATTGCGCCATTTCTTATTGTGTTGGCAATTACGGGCGGCATTTATTTGTTTAAGCCGCAAATTGAACAGGCTTTATACGGTGAATATTATACGGTAGAAGCACAGGGTGAAAAGGTGGCGGCAACTGAACAGATTGATGCCGTAAAAAATGAATACCCGAACGCAATGGTTACAAAGTTTCGTCCTGGAGAGAATAATACGCGCTCAAGCGAGGTGTGGATTTCAACAAACGAAGTGACGAAAACAGTGTTTGTGAATCCTTACGATGGCTCGATCATCGGGGAACTTGACGCAAATGACCGAATTATGGATAAGATTGAAGAGATTCACGGGGAGTTGATGGCAGGAACTGTCGGCGACCGAATTGTGGAGCTTGTTGCCTGTTGGGCGATTGTTCTGCTTGTAACGGGGTTATTTTTATGGTTTCCACGCAAGAAGAAAAAAACGCTCGGAGGCACAGTTATTCCGCGCTTTCATAAAGGAAAGTATACGCTTCGCCGAGACCTTCATGCAGTTCCAGGCTTTTGGATCGCAGGAGGCATGTTTTTCTTAATTATGACTGGGTTACCGTGGTCAGGCTTTTGGGGTACAAACTTTCAGATTTTAGCTACGAATTCAGGAGAAGGTTATCCCCCTTCGGTTTGGGTAGGTAACGCCCCGGCTTCAGATGTAAAAACAAAAGAAATTGCAGAGGTACCTTGGGCTGCTGAGAATTTAGATGTTCCGCTGTCAACTATTAATGGACTTATCCCAGTTTCTATCGATAAAGTGATTGAAACAGCGGACCGGGAAGGTTTGTATCCTGGTTATACGGTTATCATTCCAAGCAAGACAGATGGAGTTTATACTATTTCATCCTTTCCGCCAAAGGCAAAGGATGAAGTTACGATGCATATTGATCAGTATTCAGGTGCCGTATTAGCTGACTATCGCTACGACAACTACGGCTGGCTTGGAAAAACAATTGCATTTGGGATTACGCTTCATAAAGGAACGGAATTTGGACTTATCAATCAGCTCGTTAGCGCACTTATTTGCTTAGGAATTGTATTACTTGCTGTAAGCGGCTTTTATTTGTGGCTGAAGAGAAAGCCGAAAAAAGAACTGGGAGCGCCAAAGGCACCAAGTATTCGTAAGATGAAAGCTTTCTTGGCTATCATGATTGTATTAGGTATTATTTTTCCACTCGTTGGGTTATCACTAATTGTAATTTGGCTTATAGATGTATTAGTTATTCGAAATATTCCAGTGCTCAAAGCGTTTTTAAACGCTTAA